From a region of the Eulemur rufifrons isolate Redbay chromosome 7, OSU_ERuf_1, whole genome shotgun sequence genome:
- the CHST2 gene encoding carbohydrate sulfotransferase 2 codes for MSRSPPRALPPGALPRLLQTAPAAAPRALLPPWPRRPGRRWPASPLGMKVFRRKALVLCAGYALLLVLTMLNLLDYKWHKEPLQQCNPDGPLGAAAGASGGGWGRPGPPPAAPPRAHTHLDPRTPYRPPAAAVGAAPAAAAGVLGAAAPPGNGTRGTGGSREKRQLVYVFTTWRSGSSFFGELFNQNPEVFFLYEPVWHVWQKLYPGDAVSLQGAARDMLSALYRCDLSVFQLYSPAGSGGRNLTTLGIFGAATNKVVCSSPLCPAYRKEVVGLVDDRVCKKCPPQRLARFEEECRKYRTLVIKGVRVFDVAVLAPLLRDPALDLKVIHLVRDPRAVASSRIRSRHGLIRESLQVVRSRDPRAHRMPFLEAAGHKLGAKKEGMGGPADYHALGAMEVICNSMAKTLQTALQPPDWLQGHYLVVRYEDLVGDPVKTLRRVYDFVGLLVSPEMEQFALNMTSGSGSSSKPFVVSARNATQAANAWRTALTFQQIKQVEEFCYQPMAVLGYERVNSPEEVKDLSKTLLRKPRL; via the coding sequence ATGAGCCGCAGTCCGCCGCGAGCTTTGCCCCCGGGCGCGCTCCCCCGGCTGCTCCAGACTGCGCCTGCCGCCGCGCCGCGCGCCCTGCTCCCGCCCTGGCCCCGGCGCCCGGGACGCCGCTGGCCCGCGTCACCTCTCGGAATGAAGGTGTTCCGCAGGAAGGCGCTGGTGCTGTGCGCGGGCTATGCGCTGCTGCTGGTGCTCACCATGCTCAACCTCCTGGACTACAAGTGGCACAAGGAGCCGCTGCAGCAGTGCAACCCCGACGGGCCTCTGGGTGCCGCAGCCGGGGCATCCGGGGGCGGCTGGGGGCGTCCGGGGCCGCCTCCGGCCGCGCCGCCCCGCGCTCACACCCACTTGGACCCTCGTACCCCTTACCGTCCTCCCGCTGCCGCCGTCGGGGCGGCTCCCGCAGCCGCGGCAGGGGTGTTAGGGGCCGCCGCCCCTCCGGGCAATGGCACTCGGGGCACCGGGGGCAGCAGGGAAAAGCGGCAGCTGGTGTACGTGTTCACCACGTGGCGCTCGGGTTCGTCGTTCTTTGGTGAGCTCTTCAACCAGAATCCCGAGGTGTTCTTCCTCTATGAGCCAGTGTGGCACGTGTGGCAAAAACTGTACCCAGGGGACGCCGTTTCCCTGCAGGGGGCAGCGCGGGATATGCTGAGCGCTCTCTACCGCTGCGACCTCTCGGTCTTCCAGCTGTATAGCCCCGCGGGCAGCGGGGGGCGCAACCTCACCACGCTGGGCATCTTTGGCGCTGCCACCAATAAAGTGGTGTGCTCGTCGCCTCTATGCCCCGCCTACCGCAAGGAGGTCGTGGGGCTGGTGGACGACCGTGTGTGCAAGAAGTGCCCGCCGCAGCGCCTGGCGCGTTTCGAGGAAGAGTGCCGCAAGTACCGCACGCTGGTCATCAAGGGTGTGCGCGTCTTCGACGTGGCGGTGTTGGCGCCGCTGTTGCGAGACCCAGCCCTGGACCTCAAGGTCATCCACCTAGTGCGCGATCCCCGTGCAGTGGCCAGCTCACGGATCCGCTCGCGCCACGGCCTCATCCGTGAGAGCCTCCAGGTGGTGCGCAGCCGGGACCCGCGAGCCCACCGCATGCCCTTCCTGGAGGCGGCTGGCCACAAGCTAGGCGCCAAGAAGGAGGGCATGGGCGGCCCAGCAGACTACCACGCGCTGGGCGCTATGGAGGTCATCTGCAACAGCATGGCCAAGACGCTGCAGACGGCCCTGCAGCCCCCGGACTGGCTGCAGGGCCACTACCTGGTGGTGCGGTACGAAGACCTGGTGGGAGACCCGGTCAAGACACTACGGAGGGTGTACGACTTTGTGGGACTTTTGGTAAGCCCTGAAATGGAGCAGTTTGCCCTGAACATGACCAGTGGCTCGGGCTCCTCCTCCAAGCCTTTCGTGGTGTCTGCACGCAACGCCACGCAGGCCGCCAACGCCTGGCGGACGGCCCTCACCTTCCAGCAGATCAAACAGGTGGAGGAGTTCTGCTACCAGCCCATGGCCGTGCTGGGCTACGAGCGGGTCAACAGCCCCGAGGAGGTCAAAGACCTCAGCAAGACACTGCTTCGGAAGCCCCGGCTCTGA